A window from Schistosoma haematobium chromosome 1, whole genome shotgun sequence encodes these proteins:
- the LAMTOR4 gene encoding Ragulator complex protein lamtor4 gives MFDNEQRIYEDTLRKFTGPEQITCQLTIDFPTESSTSGIHYLRFPMPMSTCHVGSVVTPLAVLNRLPGWLGTLVISPDGSVLQSAGELVNNKELAQHFAAIANRVGRLLNMEGERKTQQFKRLTIHFEHSIYIMTCVGDTIYVVKRLPDNQNISYAETYQQLHLVKSDNSMTSNNNPIDIHHSATVINNNNNIVTIDNHGPHFFEARAPDDY, from the exons ATGTTTGACAACG aacagagaatttacgaggacactctaAGAAAGTTCACaggcccagaacaaattacttgtcagctgactatcgactttcccaccGAATcttcaacgagtggaattcattacctca GATTCCCTATGCCGATGTCAACATGTCATGTCGGATCGGTAGTTACACCATTGGCTGTCTTAAATCGACTACCAGGCTGGCTCGGCACGTTGGTTATCAGCCCTGATGGATCAGTTCTGCAGTCAGCTGGTGAATTAGTGAATAACAAGGAATTGGCCCAACATTTTGCTGCGATCGCCAACAGAGTTGGCCGTTTATTAAATATGGAAGGTGAAAGAAAAACTCAACAATTCAAAAGATTAACTA TACATTTCGAGCATTCAATATATATTATGACATGTGTTGGTGATACCATCTATGTAGTAAAACGTCTACCCGATAATCAGAATATTTCATACGCAGAGACATATCAACAATTACATCTTGTCAAATCGGATAATAGTATGACTAGTAATAACAATCCTATTGATATACATCATTCTGCtactgttattaataataataacaatatagtTACAATAGATAATCACGGACCTCATTTTTTTGAAGCACGTGCTCCTGATGATTATTGA